ATAATTCATGCCGATATATCATCACACCACCATCCATTAGATCCATGAAAACGAACGAAATGGACAATTGCATAATCCGTCATCGGCAGCAGATAATGGATACTCACATATCCACTGGGGTTTCCGGATTGCTCCCAATAGAGGCCGTGAATATCGGAAACCTTCAAGAACCCCGAGCTATACGGCTCTATAGGAGAATAAAGCTCCCGGTTCACCTCCGTCGCTTCCTTTGGCGATTCAGTGGGTCCGCTCGACATGGTCTCGGCGGCGAGACTCGAACTCCGAACGCGCAGGCCGAAGCTCCTCCTTCCTGGACAAATTCAAAACAGTGCGCAAAATGAAGGATAGAGGAGAAACCGATCGACTGAAATTGGACGAAGGCACACTCTCCACTGGCGCCACCGCTAAGACCCTTTATTTATCGACACAAAGGGTCAACGAAACCGAGGCGATCCACGCCATTGGGATCCGAGAACAAAGGTGGGTATCGCTTCGCTTGTCAGCAACGTTCGTGGCGTAAAGCATCGACAGAAATCAATGTCAAATCACCCCAGCCAGCTCACATACATtccacacagagagagagagagagacctgagaGGACGAGATTGCGAGTGCGATTGGGAATGGCagaggagtggagagagaggagTCGAAGGCAGGGGAGTCGattggagagggagagattcgGAATGCGAAATAGAAGCCCCGACGAgttcatggtttttttttttaaagttgcgatttttattgctatttttgtTCTCGTAGGTTGCGTCCCAACTTTATCAAGTGCGCATGTCCGATCAGCGGCCTGTCTCGCTTGTCAATCAGTTCGCTACCGCCAAAATGCGCCTCCTTAAAAAAAACATTACAAATTcgaccaaacaaaaaaacaacaaagggtctgtttggcaacttgccaatagtaataatttatattcttttatttttaagaataaatttggaatagaaatttatttggtaaaatttttattttcaaaataaatttgtatatttttattcttagaaatagattttgaatataattgagaaataaaaaattttgattttttgttttgggaacaattttagaatcaactaacctattttctctcttttttttttttttcttgttcttgttctctctttcttcttcttcaactgttgCCGCCACTGCTGGTTGCCGACTACATATTGCCATATTGGGCAAGGCCTGCTTGACCACCAACGAGGCTCCACCGATGAGGCACGGCCTCGCCTAAGACTAGTGACGCTTCGGTGAGGTCATCGGTCCTTGTTTGGCTAGTTGCTAGTCATCCCAAGGCGAGCGACTGGCAaccttgaagaaaaagaagaggagaaaggataaaaaaaaggaaaaaaaaataaaattatttaaaaattaaaagaaaatgatttgaagtagatATTTTGAGGACGGtgtcaaacgcaattctattttgggaattgaaattttgtatagttatcaaatgatttaaaatatttagaaattgttcataggaataaaataaaaaaaaatcatttctaatcgaAATTGTTCATAAAAATAGAAGTGTTATCAAAACACGCGCTTACTTATTTTTTCGGTTGGATGGAAATCCATTATTGGGTACGTGGTGggttcgaatttttttattcaattttatcctCTTTTTGTCGTATCCGATTCTAGATATATACTATATCTATGCACATTTTGAAACAGGGAGCCATCCCTAATTACCATTTAAACTTCAATTTCAAGATTACACTAAAGTTTTTCTTACTACTAtatcaagaaaatttgggtttcCGATCTTCCAGATTCTGAATGTAGATTTGCCTTTGCttaattgagaaaataaggaaTTGACGTGAAACGCTTGGGTATGTTTCCTTCCGGTTATTCAAGGTAAAACAAGTTAATCATTCATGCGGGCGTGCGGAAATgacgcaaaaagaaaaatggaacaGCATCTAAAGGATGCTAATGACAACGTGAAATTTAAGCAAATGATAGACAGGAAGATTTATGTGAATAGTTAAAGCTTCATTGATCCATGTTTTATACAGTGTCTGAAGTTCTTTAACCGTCATATCTGGAGCCCGCCCAAAGTGGGGAAAAAGGGGGGGAAAACTTTACagttgatcttcttcttcaagcaccTCGATGTAAAAAAATATCTAAGGCCTGACTAATTTATAATGTGAAGGTCTCAGGCCTGACTGGTTTATAATGTGAAGGGGTTGGAAGGAGGATGGACGATGGGCATCTTCGACATGGTCATGTTGTTCGAGAGCATGCTCGGAGCTACCGTGTCCTCCACCATGAGAGGATTGACCTGCATCACCCTCTCAGGTACGATCTTCTCGCCGTCGATTTTGGCCAGCACCTCAAAGTGCATGCTCACCGATTCGGGCTTCGACCTCCATGCGGGGAAACCTTCCAGTTCGCTGTCGTCTGCCTTCAATTTCCTCTCTACTCCGAACCCGATCTTCAGAAATGTCTGAGCAGATACGTCCGCCTTCAGTAGCCTGAAGGAACCTTCCTTGTCAGCCTTGGGACCCAGAACAGAAGAGAGCAGTGCCTCGAAGCCTCGAAGATTAGAGTTAGAACCATTGACTGAGGCAACCGGCCACAAGGTGGCGAAATGTTTTGGGGTTAGCAGGGTCATAGCATCTTCTGATGGTTCGACGCGTTCAATAGCTTTGCTTTTTGATGGCAAGGACAGTTCCACAAGGCCAGGTGCAAGGCGCTTGAGCTTGAGCCGGTTGCTCGAAGAGGTGGAGGATGGAGATGGTGAGGCAAGTGAGGTCGGGCCAACTATGCGGAGGGAAAGGAGTGGTTCACCTTGATCATGGGATGCTTGATGGAGCCGTTCAGCAAGAGCAAGAAGACCAGAGGCAAACCCATCACCGGTCCTATTTAAAGGAAGTGGCAGCTCTACAGGTCGACGAAGGCTCACTGATCTGGCACCCTTGACAGTGACCACAGCACCCTCTGCCAAGATTACTTTCTTCAGGATGCCGGCATCCACATCATGCTGCATAGATCAACGGGACAACAATGATAATTGGTAACAAATTGACTTTCAGTCTTCATATACAATGACAATCATCCGTCTTAGCTCCATTCTAAAAAATAACAGACAAACAGTGCTTTGCTGCAATGCATaatgtcaaaaaaaataaagaagagaaactTGAAGGgactaaatgatcacttttcAAAGCAAGAGTTCAATTTGTGGATACATCTTTGAAAGAAAGGGCATTTTATTGCATGATCAAGCACTTCTCCACCAAGAAATTTCTCAACAGTtcaacaaattcattttttcagtTCCACACGTTGCACACAATTCCCTCTAAATATACAACGTTGTGAAAGAACTATGCATTAGTACCGTCATA
Above is a window of Eucalyptus grandis isolate ANBG69807.140 chromosome 9, ASM1654582v1, whole genome shotgun sequence DNA encoding:
- the LOC104419817 gene encoding uncharacterized protein LOC104419817 is translated as MAFRAVQLSPLFLALAAILPLSTALITAPGVHSAYPKAISDLKEAIVKGLGFQADDFKVSGFDVGDALVGHAVAYEFDVEIDDKVLPLKLLEDVNRWEYVDLPIFRAEDAVRAGGGNALIEKRKLDRALPVLAPFQLAGPMELWIQDAKDMRISLPHDVDAGILKKVILAEGAVVTVKGARSVSLRRPVELPLPLNRTGDGFASGLLALAERLHQASHDQGEPLLSLRIVGPTSLASPSPSSTSSSNRLKLKRLAPGLVELSLPSKSKAIERVEPSEDAMTLLTPKHFATLWPVASVNGSNSNLRGFEALLSSVLGPKADKEGSFRLLKADVSAQTFLKIGFGVERKLKADDSELEGFPAWRSKPESVSMHFEVLAKIDGEKIVPERVMQVNPLMVEDTVAPSMLSNNMTMSKMPIVHPPSNPFTL